The bacterium genome contains the following window.
AATTAATAATAAACGAATAACGGGAATTAAAGCTTCGTGGGACAGACCTGATTTCCCCTTGACTTTGGACTTCGTAGTTCATATTCTATCTAAACAACAACCGGATCTGAACACTTTTTCCCCTACTCTGGATAAAGTGTGAATAAATAGCACAGCAATGTAGTATGCATAATTCTTCAGTTCTATCAACCAGCATGAGGCAACAACCATGACGCATCGCTTCACGATGTTTAATAGTGGGCGGCTGAACAGCCGGATCCCTCTTATCACAGCAGCTCTGCTGCTTGCGTTTTTGCTCTTTCCTCAGGGATCGCAGCAGGCGCTTGCACAGGGCAGCATGACACTGAGCACCAACCTTCACGGAACAAACGGTCAGGCCGGTATTTCCTTCGAGGTCACCGCTCTGAAGTCTGTCCGTCTTTATCGTCTCTGGACAACGCCGTATTCCGGCTCCAACACCTGCACCATTTATGGAAACCCTGCGGGACTCAAGGATGCCAGCGGCAATCCCAGGACAACGGGATGGACACAGCTCGGCCAGGCCACGGTTACCGGGCAGGGTTACGGCACCTACGTTGAAATTCCCGTTGACCTTGATCTGCTGCTCGGACCGAATGACAAGTACGGCTTCGTCATCATGTGCAGTGGAAACGTCAACTATAATACAGGGCAGTCTCCTTACATTTTTTCCGACAGCTATCTTTCGATTGACACGCAGTGCTGGGGCATGACCGGACCGACGAGCTTCGGTTTCTATCCCCGCCAGTTCAATGGGAAGATCACCTACGATGAAGGGATTACCGGACCGAATGATGCCGGTATCGCTTCTATCGATTCCCCGGTGAACTTCTGCGCCGGGAACAAGGACGTCAAGGTATCGCTGCACAACTTCGGCACCAACCAGCTCACTTCCGCGACCATCAACTGGGAGCTGAACGGCGTAGCGCAGAGCCCGTACAACTGGACGGGACTTCTTGATACGACGAATGCCACCACGCGCGAGACACAGATCACGCTCGCGAACATGAACTTCCAGTCGGGCGTCCCTTACACCATCACTGCATGGACTACCATGCCCAATGGTGTGCAGGACACGATCAACAATAATGACAGCAGCAGTGTCGTTACGCAGGCAGCAATCGCCGGCACCTTCACCATTGGCGGTGCGAGTCCGGATTACGCCGATTTCGCATCGGCAGTCGCCGACCTGAACCAGTTTGGCCTCTGCGGTCCTGTCGTTTTCAACGTGCGTCCCGGCACATACAACGAACAGATCGAACTCGACGCCATCAACGGCGCCTCGTCGGTGAACACCATCACCTTCCAGTCAGAAACCGGGAACAAGGCCGATGTGGATCTCACGTTCTCGGCAACAAGTAGCAGCAGCAACTGGGTCGTGAATATCGGTCTCGCAGAGTGGGTGACATTCAAGGACATGACCATCACAGCGACCGGCAGCTCGTATGCACGCGTCGTCTACTTCAGTGGTGGCGGCACGGACAACACCTTTGACAATTGTGAACTGGTCGGACGCAACTCGAATTCCACGTCCACTTACCTGGCAGTCGTGTACTCCGAAAGCGGCACCATGAATCACCGCACGACCTTCAAGGACTGCGGCATTCGTGAGGGTTCCTATGGAATGTACCTTTACGGTGGTGGTACCACCTCGACCGAAGACAACAACGTCTTCCTCCGCAACGAGTTTACCGGGCAGTATTACTCCCCGATCCGGACGTACTATCTCGGCAGCATGAGTTTTCTGGAAAACAAGATTTATCTGACGGACCCGGCATATTCATATCGCTATCCTGCGTCCTTCTATTATGGACAGGATAACAGTATTGAGCGAAACGTGTTCTTCTCCGATGGTGGCAGCTATGGATACGGTGTCTACCTCTATTACCAGAACTACTACCAATCCGGTTCAACTCGCTTTGTTAACAATATGGTTTCCATACTCAACACAGCGACGCGGACGTATTACGGCGTGTACCAGTACCGCTCGTATAACACGCTGGTAGCGCACAACACCGTCACCATAAACACGAACTACTCGAGCAGTTACGCGTACTATTCTTATTACCCGCAGGGTTGCGAGTTTTACAACAACATGTTCTACCACACCGGTGCAGGATATGCGTGGTATGTGAACGGCAACGGATACATCAACAACTCCGATTACAACCTGCTCTATACGAATGGAAACAACCTCGCATACTGGGCCGGTACGCGGAGCACGCTGAGTGCATTGCAGTCCTACTCAGGTATGGATGCGAACACCATCTCCAAATCCGTCACCTTTGCCGATCCGGCAACCGGCGATCTGCATCTGGCGAGTCCCTCCGACGACGACACGGATCTCTTCGGTACCCTGCTCGCTTCGGTGACGCAGGATATCGACGGCGAGTCTCGCGTCAACCCCTACCGCGGTGCCGACGAAGCCTGCTACGTTGCACCGGGTAGTCTGAATTACAGCTTTGTTGACGGACAGGGACTGCCCGCAGCCTATGCAGAGGCTCCTGGTTCTGTCGGTGTCGAGTATTCGGTGACCTTCCCCGAGTTCGCCTCCACGGTTACCTTCACCGTGCAGTTCTTCGACGTGACCACCAACACCCTTGCATGGCAGACCAGCTTCCAGGCCGCCAAGGCATACAACATGCCGCTGAGCGGCGTGCAGTATATCAACCTCCCGCAGTCACTGCAGGCGGGCACGTACAAGATCGAAGTCATTTTCAACACGAAGAACAGCTGCGACGTGTACCGCGATTACATGCCGTATCCTGTCGCTCTGCTCGTCGTGGGTGAAGGACAGAAGCCCTGCGTCGTGTGGCCGGGTGACGTCAACAATGACGGCATCGTCAACTACACTGACCGCCGCGAGCTCAATCTCTATATCTACAACGCCAACCTGCGTTCGACCTGGCTGAGCGGTCCCGCCCGTTACCAGGCCGATGCCGAGACCAATCCGTTCACCTACATCGAGTGGAAGCCGCAGGCAGCCGCCCCGTGGTACACCCCCGAAGGTTGCTACATGGATACCGACGGTAACGGCGTTGTCAACAACATGGACTACATCGCCATGAAGCTGAACTGGGCACAGACGACTCCGTACTACGGTGGCACGCCGAAGTCCGGCACGCCGGCCGCGGCCAGCTTCGCGATGGATCAGAACTACCCGAACCCCTTCAATCCGACCACGATGATCAAGTTCTCGGTTCCCGAACAGTCGCATGTGCGCCTGGTGGTGACCGACGCGCTTGGACGTCAGGTTGCGGAACTGGTCAACGGCAACGTCGACCAGGGTCTGCATGAAGTGCAGTTCGACGCTTCGCAGCTTTCGAGCGGGACGTACATCGCAACCGTGAGCATGACCGGTGCCGAATCGGGCATGAGCTTCACGAAGAATATCAAGATGGTGCTCAGCAAATAGCACATCCTGATAGCCTCATGGAAACAAAAGGCCCCTCCTTTCGGAGGGGTTTTTTGTTTATGTCAACATGGAAATACTGAAGAATGGAAGCATACACCGCGACGCCATATTTCGATTTTTCCATGCTTCCATGCTTCGATCAGCAACAGGACTGTAAGGTGTACTCGTGGAGATAACTGCGGGATAAATGTGACTTTTTTTCACTGATACTAATTCTCCCGCATTTTTTTGAAAAATTCCGTACTCGCCAGCGCAGGGGGAAGTCGCCGTCTAAGTTCTTTCAATACATTTGTTTGCGGAGTGCATTTTCGGAGTACCGCATTGCATTCCCCTTGCTTTTTAATCTTTGCCTCTCTAATTTTTAGGGTACAGTGTCCCCGAGGAAGTCAAATTTCCAATTCCGCGAGTCACTGTGAATAAAAGCAACGCACCCCGCTGCAATTATTCCAACCGATTCATCACCTGAAGGAAAGAGTAACATCCACCAATCATAAACCTGTTTTTCCCAAAATTTCCATGAGGTATTCGATGAGAAATTCGACACAGAGATCTCGTCAGGGCTTGACGTACAGCCTGGCGGGTGTTGTTCTCGCACTGCTTCTGCTTTCAGGAAGCACTCTTGAAGCACAGACCATGATCCCGCTGCCGAACTATGGCAACACGTATACGGCCTCCCAGGTCCGTGGGTTCTGGTTTACTGCTCCTACTGATTTCGTGATCGTTGGCGTCCGCGTTCCGACTGATGTCGGCACCACGCCGCAGAGTGTGCAGATCATCAAGTTTGCCAACACTCCTCCCGCATATCCGACCACAGCGACTGGCACGACGCTTGGTCTCTGGACCAATGTGACAGGTACGAACATTATCTCCTGTTATGTTGAGATCAACGCCGGAGATATTATCGCCGTTTTCGGCGCACGCAGTGGCGGTGGCACAACGAATTACAATTCCTATGCAACACCTTCCGGTCCCTTCTCCTCCTCGATTCTCGGACAGCCCTGCACGCTGACGCGTATGGTGTGGCAGTCCGGTA
Protein-coding sequences here:
- a CDS encoding T9SS type A sorting domain-containing protein, with amino-acid sequence MTHRFTMFNSGRLNSRIPLITAALLLAFLLFPQGSQQALAQGSMTLSTNLHGTNGQAGISFEVTALKSVRLYRLWTTPYSGSNTCTIYGNPAGLKDASGNPRTTGWTQLGQATVTGQGYGTYVEIPVDLDLLLGPNDKYGFVIMCSGNVNYNTGQSPYIFSDSYLSIDTQCWGMTGPTSFGFYPRQFNGKITYDEGITGPNDAGIASIDSPVNFCAGNKDVKVSLHNFGTNQLTSATINWELNGVAQSPYNWTGLLDTTNATTRETQITLANMNFQSGVPYTITAWTTMPNGVQDTINNNDSSSVVTQAAIAGTFTIGGASPDYADFASAVADLNQFGLCGPVVFNVRPGTYNEQIELDAINGASSVNTITFQSETGNKADVDLTFSATSSSSNWVVNIGLAEWVTFKDMTITATGSSYARVVYFSGGGTDNTFDNCELVGRNSNSTSTYLAVVYSESGTMNHRTTFKDCGIREGSYGMYLYGGGTTSTEDNNVFLRNEFTGQYYSPIRTYYLGSMSFLENKIYLTDPAYSYRYPASFYYGQDNSIERNVFFSDGGSYGYGVYLYYQNYYQSGSTRFVNNMVSILNTATRTYYGVYQYRSYNTLVAHNTVTINTNYSSSYAYYSYYPQGCEFYNNMFYHTGAGYAWYVNGNGYINNSDYNLLYTNGNNLAYWAGTRSTLSALQSYSGMDANTISKSVTFADPATGDLHLASPSDDDTDLFGTLLASVTQDIDGESRVNPYRGADEACYVAPGSLNYSFVDGQGLPAAYAEAPGSVGVEYSVTFPEFASTVTFTVQFFDVTTNTLAWQTSFQAAKAYNMPLSGVQYINLPQSLQAGTYKIEVIFNTKNSCDVYRDYMPYPVALLVVGEGQKPCVVWPGDVNNDGIVNYTDRRELNLYIYNANLRSTWLSGPARYQADAETNPFTYIEWKPQAAAPWYTPEGCYMDTDGNGVVNNMDYIAMKLNWAQTTPYYGGTPKSGTPAAASFAMDQNYPNPFNPTTMIKFSVPEQSHVRLVVTDALGRQVAELVNGNVDQGLHEVQFDASQLSSGTYIATVSMTGAESGMSFTKNIKMVLSK